A portion of the Fibrobacter sp. UWB16 genome contains these proteins:
- a CDS encoding ABC transporter substrate-binding protein, with amino-acid sequence MIGLKSIARTALVLSATGALFGCGSSSQDELASGSLPRQETLYLSGQQNDAPGTFNPLAESWMTTWPVSGRFNLMYEPLLTYNSLTGEIESLLGSLVSKNNDSIVVDLNPAAKWSDGEKVTSRDVKFIYTMGSINTSEQISAIHVDTVKSEPAGEVERVAFLINKKQRNNPLSVMDLLQAIRIVPAHVFEPLIEKLGSKDEVKKLPMDQNPVVSGPYALRSADPNKIILERRDDYWGNAALHNGQLPAPKYIVHPIYKNNEHNTIAMRSGNLDASQSYIPRINRKAGAGVHTWLNEPPYFLPGAMPMLIINTMKEPLNDKRFRRALATAIDYMALRKFAVSDYTDQIKPGLIMPTNLEGKYISDEDLAKYGVKLTITDEKERVETVKQMLSEAGYKSVWNDDGTLDHMENAKGEKIPTMYITSPNGWTDWEAMVTIAVEGMRKAGIDIREGFVDGGSYWPAMGLGNFDLIMHKPVADVTPSLPWSRFNEIMASRDWQPLGAWAGVNIGRYNQPGTEGFRPEVDKLLNAIPLMKNADSIATAYRELNKIFMEDQPSIPLVYLPEQFYEFSDRVWTNWPTAENPYAPAQLPWVASGTKTLWNLKLAK; translated from the coding sequence ATGATTGGATTGAAATCGATTGCTAGAACGGCCTTGGTGCTTTCGGCAACTGGCGCACTTTTTGGGTGCGGTAGCTCATCGCAAGACGAGCTTGCCAGCGGTTCCTTGCCGCGTCAGGAAACGCTCTATTTGTCTGGGCAGCAGAATGATGCTCCTGGTACGTTCAACCCCCTTGCAGAAAGCTGGATGACTACCTGGCCTGTGAGTGGTCGTTTCAACTTGATGTACGAACCGCTTCTCACCTACAACTCCTTGACGGGTGAAATTGAATCCCTCCTCGGCTCGCTCGTGAGCAAGAACAATGACTCTATCGTCGTTGACTTGAATCCGGCTGCAAAGTGGAGCGATGGTGAAAAGGTCACTTCTCGTGACGTGAAGTTCATCTACACGATGGGTTCCATCAACACTAGCGAACAGATTTCCGCAATCCATGTTGATACCGTTAAATCCGAACCGGCAGGTGAGGTGGAACGAGTTGCTTTCCTTATCAACAAGAAGCAGCGCAACAACCCGCTTTCTGTGATGGACTTGTTGCAGGCCATCCGTATTGTCCCGGCTCACGTGTTTGAACCGCTTATCGAAAAGCTCGGCTCCAAGGACGAAGTCAAGAAGCTTCCGATGGACCAGAACCCGGTCGTTTCCGGCCCGTACGCTCTCCGCAGCGCCGACCCGAACAAGATTATTCTTGAACGTCGCGACGACTACTGGGGCAACGCCGCTCTCCATAATGGTCAGCTCCCTGCTCCGAAGTATATCGTTCACCCGATTTACAAGAACAACGAACACAACACCATCGCTATGCGTAGCGGCAACCTCGACGCATCCCAGAGCTACATCCCGCGTATCAACCGCAAGGCTGGCGCTGGCGTACACACATGGCTCAACGAACCGCCTTACTTCTTGCCGGGCGCAATGCCGATGCTCATCATCAACACGATGAAGGAACCGCTTAACGACAAGCGCTTCCGCCGTGCTCTTGCAACCGCTATTGACTACATGGCTCTCCGCAAGTTCGCTGTGTCCGATTACACGGACCAGATCAAGCCGGGCCTCATCATGCCGACTAACCTCGAAGGCAAGTACATCAGCGACGAAGACCTCGCTAAGTATGGTGTCAAGCTCACCATCACGGACGAAAAGGAACGCGTCGAAACGGTGAAGCAAATGCTTTCTGAAGCTGGCTACAAGTCTGTCTGGAATGACGACGGTACGCTCGACCACATGGAAAATGCCAAGGGCGAAAAGATCCCGACGATGTACATCACGAGCCCGAACGGCTGGACCGACTGGGAAGCTATGGTGACCATCGCTGTCGAAGGTATGCGCAAGGCTGGTATCGATATTCGTGAAGGCTTCGTGGATGGCGGTTCTTACTGGCCGGCCATGGGTCTCGGTAACTTCGACCTCATCATGCACAAGCCTGTTGCTGACGTGACTCCGTCTCTTCCGTGGAGCCGCTTCAACGAAATCATGGCAAGCCGCGATTGGCAGCCGCTTGGCGCCTGGGCTGGCGTGAACATCGGTCGTTACAACCAGCCGGGTACCGAAGGTTTCCGTCCGGAAGTCGACAAGCTCCTCAATGCTATTCCGCTCATGAAGAATGCTGATTCTATCGCAACTGCTTACCGCGAACTCAACAAGATCTTCATGGAAGACCAGCCGTCCATTCCGCTGGTTTACTTGCCGGAACAGTTCTATGAATTCAGCGACCGCGTCTGGACGAACTGGCCGACTGCTGAAAACCCGTACGCTCCTGCTCAGCTTCCGTGGGTGGCCTCGGGTACCAAGACCCTTTGGAATTTGAAGCTTGCTAAATAA
- the uvrC gene encoding excinuclease ABC subunit UvrC, whose translation MIPVSEHIERRLAELPLLPGVYIMKNAQGKIIYIGKAKVLKNRVSSYFDGSDHAGHRAATLMLPYIRDIEWIITESETEALILEANLIRKHTPKYNVLLKDDKHFPYLAFSVNEPFPRLFLSRSVKKDGCLYYGPYMSSRMIRQLQDIAARLFQIRECKLKLPLNRPVRPCLNYHIGRCGAPCAGLVTREEYQKKVAQTQMLLGGKRDDLIDLWEREMLEASERMDFETAAKKRDAIQALKATSAHQKTDVSDASLCVDVLSLKRNGTMAAAVIFEYRNGVLCGRRHYRLECKLEDDETEIFRQMVVQWYMDVEFIPGEIATDVPLPTDMAERESIEQALASKTTHKVVLTNPQRGEKLGFLKLASANADMILVEMRAEVQKYSEIDSSVFELQKVLGLKKTPFRIECVDISHLSGTNTVASLVAFKNGRPDKSNYRKFIIKTVTGIDDFASMREVMTRRIRRLEEEGIPMPDLWVCDGGKGQVDATMQILKELGHDKDLPLIGLAKRLEEIVFPDDRKSIVLHRTSPALKLLQNARDEAHRFAITYQRSKRKKDLEVEWLKMPGVGHETRIKILSKYKSAEAFMDAPLEDIVDLLGKVRGTKLREQVAEYCAAGDTAEDGNLT comes from the coding sequence ATGATTCCAGTAAGTGAACACATTGAGCGACGACTGGCGGAACTCCCTCTGCTACCTGGGGTGTACATCATGAAGAATGCCCAGGGGAAGATTATATATATAGGGAAGGCGAAGGTCCTGAAGAACCGCGTGTCGAGCTACTTTGACGGCAGCGACCATGCTGGCCACCGTGCGGCGACGCTCATGCTCCCGTATATCCGCGACATCGAGTGGATTATCACGGAGAGCGAAACCGAAGCGCTCATCCTGGAAGCAAACCTCATCCGAAAGCATACGCCTAAGTACAACGTATTGCTCAAGGACGATAAGCATTTTCCGTATCTCGCGTTCTCTGTGAATGAACCTTTCCCGAGGCTGTTTCTGAGCCGTTCGGTCAAGAAGGATGGCTGCCTATATTACGGGCCTTATATGAGTTCGCGCATGATTCGCCAGCTGCAGGATATTGCGGCGAGACTGTTCCAGATTCGCGAATGCAAACTGAAGTTGCCACTCAATCGGCCGGTGCGACCTTGCCTCAATTACCACATCGGGCGTTGTGGCGCACCGTGTGCAGGGCTTGTGACGCGTGAAGAATACCAGAAGAAAGTTGCGCAGACGCAGATGCTTTTGGGCGGCAAGCGCGATGACCTGATTGATCTTTGGGAACGCGAAATGCTCGAGGCGAGCGAACGCATGGATTTTGAGACGGCGGCGAAAAAGCGTGATGCGATTCAGGCGCTCAAGGCGACGAGTGCGCACCAGAAAACGGACGTTTCCGATGCGAGCCTCTGCGTGGACGTGCTTTCGCTCAAGCGTAACGGCACGATGGCTGCCGCCGTGATTTTCGAGTACCGCAACGGTGTGCTTTGCGGGCGCCGCCACTATCGCCTAGAATGCAAGCTCGAAGATGATGAGACGGAAATTTTCCGCCAGATGGTGGTGCAATGGTACATGGACGTGGAATTTATTCCGGGTGAAATTGCAACGGATGTGCCACTCCCGACGGACATGGCGGAGCGAGAATCTATTGAACAGGCGCTTGCGTCCAAGACAACGCACAAGGTTGTGCTCACGAATCCGCAGCGCGGTGAAAAACTCGGATTCTTGAAACTCGCCTCGGCGAATGCCGACATGATTCTCGTGGAAATGCGCGCCGAAGTGCAGAAGTACAGCGAAATCGACAGCAGCGTTTTTGAATTGCAAAAAGTTCTTGGCTTAAAGAAGACGCCGTTCCGCATCGAGTGCGTGGATATTTCGCATTTGTCCGGTACGAATACGGTTGCAAGCCTTGTGGCGTTCAAGAACGGGCGACCCGACAAGAGCAATTACCGCAAGTTTATCATCAAGACGGTGACGGGGATCGATGACTTTGCAAGCATGCGCGAAGTGATGACCCGCCGCATCCGCCGTCTAGAAGAAGAAGGAATTCCGATGCCCGACTTGTGGGTGTGCGATGGCGGTAAAGGCCAAGTTGATGCTACGATGCAGATTTTAAAGGAGCTTGGTCACGATAAGGACTTGCCGCTGATCGGGCTTGCAAAGCGCCTTGAAGAAATCGTGTTCCCCGATGACCGCAAAAGCATCGTGCTGCACCGCACGAGTCCCGCGCTAAAGCTTTTGCAGAATGCTCGCGACGAGGCGCACCGATTTGCCATTACGTACCAGCGCAGCAAACGCAAAAAAGATCTCGAAGTCGAATGGCTCAAGATGCCGGGCGTCGGTCACGAAACCCGCATCAAGATTCTGAGCAAGTACAAGAGCGCCGAAGCGTTTATGGACGCCCCGCTCGAAGACATCGTCGATTTGCTTGGAAAAGTCCGCGGCACAAAGCTCCGTGAACAAGTCGCTGAATACTGCGCCGCCGGCGATACCGCTGAAGATGGCAATTTGACTTAA
- a CDS encoding glycosyl transferase family 2: protein MNFENMNLLSQKVESVLGTVRALREENAKLKQLLESKDAQAEDQKNLLDSANAKIADYEAALNARANQAAAQDEAINEKNGIIDNLNAQINEKNGIIDALNGQVAEKNGIIDTLNGQVAEKDNAINSLNGQVNEKNGIIDSLNGQINEKNGIIDALNGQVAEKNGIIDSLNGQVAEKNNIIDSLNGQIAEKNGIIDSLNGQMDEKNNIIDCLNGQVAEKNDIIDNLNNQVQNQGNEISEAQSKFQQLLSTIENELGTEININNEPAAEQAPAEQAENKPQDENPDLFASNGGSQPGFFG, encoded by the coding sequence ATGAATTTCGAAAACATGAACTTGTTGTCGCAGAAGGTTGAAAGCGTCCTCGGAACAGTACGCGCCCTGCGTGAAGAAAACGCCAAACTCAAACAGCTTCTCGAAAGCAAAGACGCCCAGGCTGAAGACCAGAAAAACCTATTGGACTCTGCCAACGCAAAGATCGCCGACTACGAAGCCGCCCTCAATGCAAGAGCCAACCAGGCAGCCGCACAGGACGAAGCCATCAACGAAAAGAATGGCATTATCGACAACTTGAACGCCCAAATCAATGAAAAGAATGGTATCATTGACGCCCTTAACGGCCAGGTCGCCGAAAAGAATGGCATCATCGACACTCTCAACGGTCAGGTCGCTGAAAAGGACAACGCCATCAATTCTTTGAACGGACAAGTTAACGAAAAGAATGGCATTATCGATTCCTTGAACGGCCAGATCAACGAAAAGAACGGTATTATCGACGCCCTTAACGGCCAAGTTGCCGAAAAGAACGGCATCATCGATTCCCTCAACGGCCAAGTCGCCGAAAAGAACAACATCATTGATTCCCTCAACGGCCAGATCGCCGAAAAGAACGGCATCATCGATTCTCTTAACGGCCAGATGGACGAAAAGAACAACATCATTGATTGCCTCAACGGTCAGGTCGCCGAAAAGAACGACATCATCGACAATCTGAACAACCAGGTCCAGAACCAGGGCAACGAAATTTCCGAAGCCCAGAGCAAGTTCCAGCAGCTCCTTTCTACGATCGAAAACGAACTCGGTACCGAAATCAACATCAACAACGAGCCGGCAGCAGAACAAGCACCTGCTGAACAGGCAGAAAACAAACCGCAAGATGAAAACCCTGACCTGTTCGCGAGCAATGGAGGCTCGCAACCCGGTTTTTTCGGCTAA
- a CDS encoding serine hydrolase produces MEISEKLSELLEKAESEDIFDKAVVGYLLPDGSSHTVTLNTPEDTVFDIASLTKVCPTSTLALSYILEGKLSIDAKVIDFIPELKTNYRDEIYVSHLLTHSLDYRVPMKTLRTLSPEGILNALYTYQFSAAPGTIFNYGNPASVLLGILLQRLTGKNLQEQGNERFFTPLGMTRSGYNPLTRVPKSEIAATELCEFRHREIQGEVHDESAWVLQKLFPVGSAGMFSCVPDLLKFVKMILMDGKFEDKQIAPAGILDIVSHNALADSVGAETALGWELNASKFMGTKVSPQAFGKTGFTGASIVADPDKGGAIILLSNFTYPHREPNADRIHAFRATLADAFFGAISG; encoded by the coding sequence ATGGAGATCTCCGAAAAACTATCCGAACTTTTAGAAAAAGCAGAATCTGAAGATATTTTTGACAAGGCCGTCGTTGGCTATTTGCTCCCAGACGGCTCAAGCCACACCGTTACGCTCAACACCCCCGAAGACACCGTTTTCGACATCGCATCGCTCACGAAGGTCTGCCCCACCTCGACACTTGCACTCTCGTACATTCTCGAAGGCAAGCTCTCCATTGATGCCAAAGTCATCGACTTTATCCCGGAACTCAAGACAAACTACCGCGACGAGATCTACGTTTCGCACTTGCTCACGCACAGCCTCGATTACCGCGTACCGATGAAGACATTGCGAACGCTCTCGCCCGAAGGAATCCTGAACGCCCTTTACACGTACCAGTTTTCTGCCGCTCCGGGAACCATCTTTAATTACGGGAACCCCGCAAGCGTGCTGCTCGGCATTTTGTTGCAGAGACTTACAGGCAAGAACTTACAGGAACAAGGTAACGAGCGATTCTTTACGCCGCTCGGCATGACACGCTCGGGCTACAACCCACTCACGCGCGTTCCGAAATCAGAAATTGCCGCAACCGAGCTTTGCGAATTTCGCCATCGAGAAATCCAGGGCGAAGTCCACGACGAAAGCGCCTGGGTTCTGCAAAAGCTTTTCCCCGTCGGGAGTGCCGGCATGTTCAGTTGCGTCCCCGACCTTCTGAAGTTCGTGAAGATGATTCTGATGGACGGCAAGTTCGAGGACAAGCAAATCGCCCCTGCCGGAATCTTGGACATCGTAAGCCACAACGCCCTCGCCGATAGCGTCGGAGCAGAAACAGCCCTCGGCTGGGAGCTGAACGCGAGCAAGTTTATGGGCACAAAGGTCTCTCCGCAAGCATTCGGCAAGACGGGATTTACGGGTGCAAGCATCGTCGCCGACCCGGACAAGGGAGGCGCCATCATTCTCCTCAGCAACTTCACCTATCCACATCGCGAACCAAACGCCGACAGAATTCACGCATTCCGCGCCACGCTTGCGGACGCGTTCTTCGGCGCGATTTCTGGATAA
- a CDS encoding TraR/DksA C4-type zinc finger protein, with translation MAEKKPVKMSDADLKFFEDMLLEKRRELVTAQSDSEKANVFLDQKNQSGDGGDSEGADSATDINSLETNLSLAAREGKYLVYLEEALKRIKNGTFGVCKICGQLIPKARLMAVPTATKCVNCKEETKKKEILDNRMEMAKMFAEAQRKEMLRKASGR, from the coding sequence ATGGCTGAGAAGAAACCCGTAAAGATGAGCGATGCTGATCTTAAGTTCTTTGAAGATATGCTTTTGGAGAAGAGACGCGAGCTTGTGACCGCCCAGAGCGATTCCGAAAAGGCTAACGTGTTCTTGGACCAGAAGAATCAGTCCGGTGACGGTGGCGATTCCGAAGGTGCAGATTCTGCAACGGATATCAACTCGCTCGAAACCAACCTTTCATTGGCTGCCCGCGAAGGCAAGTACCTCGTTTATTTGGAAGAAGCTCTTAAGCGCATCAAGAATGGAACTTTTGGCGTTTGCAAGATTTGTGGACAGCTGATTCCGAAGGCGAGACTTATGGCCGTACCGACTGCTACCAAGTGCGTGAACTGCAAGGAAGAAACCAAGAAAAAGGAGATCCTTGACAACCGCATGGAAATGGCCAAGATGTTTGCTGAAGCTCAGCGCAAGGAAATGCTCCGCAAGGCTTCCGGCCGCTAA
- a CDS encoding MlaD family protein, with protein MNSLLFKIKKNFVASLIFLVIVVSCGLAAYYFHPSSPYHKRYTFVVKYETIGTLSPGNLVRVRGIAMGEIVDVKLTDEAVYVSARVLADAKIPVNSEFRLVTAGLMGEREMSIITGNSSKFVADGDTVSGLYDEGTSGISKNLTAMFKDIGDIKQMVTGFADSLTVGETGQRMDRVGKKAKKLIRVTKADIRKWKSMVDELLDGYREAGEKLERSLQELSDRGGETAAKANETMDRVRALMDRIDASKAAALDVVSKFDESDGTVKMFRDESSKLNKNLDLLQKDFDAMLSGVKKDGLKLNVDIF; from the coding sequence ATGAATAGTTTGCTGTTTAAAATCAAGAAAAATTTTGTAGCAAGTCTTATTTTTCTCGTTATCGTGGTCTCGTGTGGGCTGGCGGCTTATTATTTCCATCCGTCTAGCCCGTACCACAAGCGTTATACGTTTGTCGTAAAATACGAAACGATCGGTACACTTTCTCCGGGGAACCTTGTGCGCGTCCGTGGCATTGCTATGGGCGAGATTGTCGATGTAAAGCTTACGGACGAAGCCGTTTATGTTTCTGCTCGCGTGCTTGCCGATGCGAAGATTCCTGTGAACTCTGAATTCCGCCTCGTGACTGCAGGCCTCATGGGCGAGCGCGAAATGAGCATCATCACCGGTAACTCTAGCAAGTTTGTGGCCGATGGCGATACTGTCAGCGGTCTTTACGACGAGGGTACTTCCGGGATTTCGAAAAACTTGACCGCCATGTTCAAGGATATTGGCGATATCAAGCAGATGGTTACTGGATTTGCAGATTCGTTGACGGTGGGCGAGACGGGTCAGCGTATGGACCGTGTCGGCAAGAAAGCCAAGAAACTCATTCGCGTGACGAAAGCCGATATCCGCAAGTGGAAATCCATGGTGGATGAACTGCTCGACGGTTACCGCGAAGCGGGTGAAAAACTGGAACGTTCGTTGCAGGAACTTTCGGACCGTGGTGGCGAAACGGCTGCAAAAGCGAACGAAACTATGGACCGAGTGCGTGCACTGATGGACCGTATTGATGCTTCGAAGGCAGCTGCGCTTGATGTTGTCTCCAAGTTTGATGAAAGCGATGGAACTGTCAAGATGTTCCGCGACGAGTCCTCGAAATTGAATAAGAACTTGGATTTATTGCAAAAAGACTTTGACGCCATGCTCAGCGGTGTCAAAAAAGACGGCCTCAAGCTCAACGTAGATATATTCTAG
- the hprK gene encoding HPr(Ser) kinase/phosphatase, with protein MADRLNDIKILHRERYPVRDFFIRYGKDLQMVQHCPDEDMNSCIEESGIHRPGLAMAGYTKVYSSQQIQVIGHTEWNYLESVGPEARTKIFENLSVFRAPMWVVTHAQTPHDELKAMCNRLHIPLFSTTLHTFEFFKMGQRILDEFFAPHAVIHGSLVDVYGVGMLYVGDSNVGKSECVLDLVESGHRMVADDVVHISHVGNSIIGRPDPLIRHHMEIRGVGILDIRSMFGIHAIRKVKKIEMIVELQQWRQDVSYERTGLNEMEENVMGVNIPKVVLPVAPGKNMTVISEVIAMNVLMKMSGQNVARDFNESLMQKIKAKAKGEYTDDLLDFNPQNWSFYE; from the coding sequence ATGGCTGATAGATTAAATGACATCAAGATCCTGCACCGGGAACGCTACCCGGTGCGGGACTTTTTTATCCGCTACGGCAAAGATTTGCAGATGGTGCAACATTGCCCCGATGAGGACATGAACTCCTGCATCGAAGAAAGCGGAATTCACCGCCCTGGCCTTGCCATGGCTGGTTATACCAAAGTTTATAGTTCGCAGCAGATTCAGGTGATTGGCCATACGGAATGGAATTACCTGGAATCGGTTGGACCAGAAGCGCGAACGAAGATCTTTGAAAATTTGTCTGTATTCCGTGCGCCGATGTGGGTCGTGACGCATGCGCAGACTCCGCATGATGAACTCAAGGCAATGTGCAACCGCTTGCATATTCCGCTGTTCTCGACAACGCTTCACACGTTTGAATTTTTCAAGATGGGCCAGAGAATTCTCGATGAATTCTTTGCTCCGCATGCCGTGATTCACGGAAGCCTCGTGGACGTCTATGGCGTGGGCATGCTCTACGTGGGCGATAGTAACGTCGGTAAGTCCGAATGTGTACTTGACCTTGTCGAAAGCGGGCACCGCATGGTGGCAGATGATGTTGTTCACATTAGCCATGTCGGAAACTCCATTATTGGACGCCCGGATCCGCTGATCCGTCATCACATGGAAATTCGCGGTGTGGGCATTTTGGACATTCGTTCGATGTTCGGTATTCATGCCATTCGTAAAGTCAAGAAAATCGAAATGATTGTCGAACTCCAGCAGTGGCGTCAAGATGTTTCGTACGAACGCACCGGCCTCAACGAAATGGAAGAGAACGTCATGGGCGTGAATATCCCGAAAGTGGTATTGCCTGTGGCACCCGGCAAGAACATGACCGTGATTTCTGAAGTGATTGCCATGAATGTCCTCATGAAAATGAGCGGGCAAAACGTGGCTCGGGACTTCAATGAGTCCTTGATGCAGAAGATTAAGGCGAAGGCGAAGGGTGAATATACGGATGATTTGCTAGATTTTAATCCGCAGAACTGGTCTTTCTATGAATAG
- the hpf gene encoding ribosome hibernation-promoting factor, HPF/YfiA family, which yields MDIQFSARHFNASAGLQDRIQEEMDKLAKFYPNITSASVILDHEVEHQRHCEISVNITGSVIVASADEENMGKAVDVTLERIKVQLKKANDKQNDHRSQPVSELT from the coding sequence ATGGATATTCAGTTTTCTGCTCGTCATTTTAACGCATCGGCAGGTCTTCAGGACCGTATTCAGGAAGAAATGGATAAGTTGGCCAAATTTTACCCGAATATCACTAGCGCCTCTGTAATTCTCGACCACGAAGTTGAACACCAGCGTCATTGCGAAATTTCTGTCAACATCACAGGTTCCGTCATTGTCGCTTCTGCCGACGAAGAAAACATGGGCAAGGCAGTTGACGTAACGCTTGAACGTATCAAGGTCCAGCTCAAGAAGGCCAACGACAAGCAGAACGATCACAGATCTCAGCCGGTTTCTGAACTCACGTAA
- the rpoN gene encoding RNA polymerase factor sigma-54, which yields MNLGMQANIGQTQEQTLSPALLQSVKMLQKTSQELETAIKEEVEVNPLLEVDDGDFDDQEVPVDKDPEELDPRADSDEFPDDIEDMARGSLDDTADVDSSYLDGESSDVNWDSYLGDGTSYDDAPFNDLNSGGKDPDEDWDRPIKDVGKSLQEQLEDQLRLWNGTRELQEQLQENGVTEEHFRKLVQYLINSINDDGFLCDANRDNESEAMVVQSDDKYIDEIERVLRGELKLEDASLPVREAVHVLQSFKPSGIGARDQRECFLIQAYAIPNFPSLAIRILEEEYENLLQLRYAKIAKALNVSADEVKTAVASLSRLRPHPGFQLSHSYSHIINADLKVVEKKGNYEVVCFKTKMQKSLRINQTYKAILTDPSASKQDKEYVKAQLAKATDLIKAVDNRFSTIELVMRAIVKRQRGFFENGPAFLKPMILQDVADDVHLAVSTVQRATDQKYVETPYGMYELKQFFTSGVKQGTAPDAEEVGSAQIIDAIKTLIDEEDKSSPLSDQDISDELLKQGIKVARRTVAKYREKELKILPKNQRKR from the coding sequence ATGAATCTTGGAATGCAGGCAAATATCGGACAGACGCAGGAGCAAACACTATCTCCTGCGCTTCTCCAGTCTGTGAAGATGCTTCAGAAAACTTCGCAGGAACTGGAAACCGCCATCAAGGAAGAAGTCGAAGTCAATCCGCTCTTGGAAGTGGACGATGGCGACTTTGACGATCAGGAAGTTCCCGTCGACAAGGACCCGGAAGAACTCGATCCGCGTGCAGATTCGGATGAATTCCCTGATGATATCGAGGACATGGCTCGCGGTTCTTTGGACGATACCGCCGATGTCGATAGCAGTTACCTCGACGGCGAATCTTCGGATGTGAACTGGGATAGCTATTTGGGCGATGGCACATCGTACGATGACGCTCCCTTTAACGATTTGAATTCTGGCGGGAAGGACCCGGACGAAGATTGGGACCGCCCGATCAAGGACGTGGGCAAGAGCTTGCAGGAACAGCTCGAAGACCAGCTCCGACTTTGGAACGGCACCCGTGAATTGCAGGAACAGCTTCAAGAAAACGGCGTGACTGAAGAACATTTTCGCAAGCTGGTCCAGTACCTCATCAACTCCATTAACGACGATGGATTCCTTTGCGATGCAAACCGCGACAATGAATCCGAAGCGATGGTTGTCCAGTCGGATGACAAGTACATTGACGAGATTGAACGCGTGCTCCGTGGGGAACTCAAGCTCGAAGACGCAAGCCTCCCGGTGCGCGAAGCTGTTCACGTTTTGCAGTCCTTCAAGCCGAGCGGCATTGGTGCCCGCGACCAGCGTGAATGCTTCTTGATCCAGGCGTACGCAATCCCGAATTTCCCGAGCCTTGCCATCCGCATTCTCGAAGAAGAATACGAGAATCTTTTGCAGCTCCGCTATGCAAAAATTGCAAAGGCGTTGAACGTTTCCGCCGACGAAGTCAAGACGGCTGTCGCAAGCCTCTCGCGTTTGCGCCCGCATCCGGGCTTCCAGCTTTCGCATTCGTATTCGCACATTATCAATGCGGATTTGAAGGTTGTCGAAAAGAAGGGCAATTACGAAGTCGTCTGCTTTAAGACCAAGATGCAGAAGTCACTCCGCATCAACCAGACGTACAAGGCAATTCTCACGGATCCGTCAGCGTCCAAGCAGGATAAGGAATACGTGAAGGCGCAGCTTGCGAAGGCGACGGATCTCATCAAGGCGGTCGATAACCGCTTCTCGACGATTGAACTTGTGATGCGTGCGATTGTCAAGCGCCAGCGCGGATTCTTTGAAAACGGCCCCGCATTCCTCAAGCCGATGATCCTCCAGGATGTGGCTGACGATGTCCATTTGGCGGTGAGCACGGTGCAGCGCGCGACCGACCAGAAGTACGTGGAAACGCCTTATGGCATGTACGAACTTAAACAATTCTTTACGTCTGGTGTGAAGCAGGGCACAGCCCCGGATGCCGAAGAAGTGGGTTCTGCGCAGATTATCGATGCCATCAAGACGCTTATTGACGAAGAAGACAAGTCATCTCCGCTTTCCGATCAGGACATCAGCGACGAGCTTTTGAAGCAGGGAATCAAGGTGGCTCGCCGTACAGTCGCCAAATACCGCGAAAAGGAGCTCAAGATTTTGCCTAAGAACCAAAGAAAACGCTAA
- the lptB gene encoding LPS export ABC transporter ATP-binding protein, producing the protein MVSTIRTDKLRKIYGHRQVVSDVSIQVSQGEIVGLLGPNGAGKTTTFYMIVGMVRPDAGHIFLDDIEMTDKPMYKRARLGVGYLPQEASIFRKLSVEDNIMAILETQDMKRAERKKKLEQLLEEFKITHIRKTKSMSCSGGERRRLEIARALASDPSFLLLDEPFAGIDPIAVADIQSIISELKDRGMGVLITDHNVRETLSITDRAYIMYKSQVLTEGSSQHLAEDPEARRIYLGDSFRLD; encoded by the coding sequence TTGGTTAGCACGATACGCACCGACAAGCTGCGCAAGATTTATGGTCACCGCCAGGTGGTGAGCGATGTCTCCATTCAAGTTTCGCAGGGCGAAATCGTCGGGCTCCTCGGCCCGAACGGTGCCGGCAAGACGACCACGTTCTACATGATTGTGGGCATGGTCCGCCCGGATGCAGGTCACATCTTTTTGGACGATATCGAGATGACGGACAAGCCGATGTACAAGCGCGCCCGCCTCGGCGTGGGTTACCTTCCGCAAGAAGCGTCCATCTTCCGCAAGCTCTCCGTTGAAGACAACATCATGGCGATTCTCGAAACGCAAGACATGAAGCGTGCCGAGCGCAAAAAGAAGTTGGAACAGCTCCTCGAAGAATTCAAGATTACGCACATCCGCAAGACGAAATCCATGAGCTGTTCCGGTGGCGAACGCCGCCGTCTGGAAATTGCACGTGCGCTTGCAAGCGACCCCTCATTCCTTTTGCTCGACGAACCGTTTGCGGGTATTGACCCGATTGCCGTGGCCGACATCCAGTCCATTATTTCGGAACTCAAGGACCGCGGCATGGGTGTGCTCATCACGGACCACAACGTGCGCGAAACGCTTTCGATTACGGACCGCGCTTACATCATGTACAAGAGCCAGGTGCTCACGGAAGGTTCTTCGCAACACTTGGCCGAAGATCCGGAAGCACGTCGTATTTATCTTGGTGATTCTTTCCGCTTGGATTAG